Proteins co-encoded in one Dasypus novemcinctus isolate mDasNov1 chromosome 18, mDasNov1.1.hap2, whole genome shotgun sequence genomic window:
- the IRGQ gene encoding immunity-related GTPase family Q protein isoform X1, producing MVRRRLDTLIVPGPDLRSHVFETHLLLGRVTAAMPSPRGDVTALFLGPPGSGKSALITALCDKDVETLGAPDGRTESGVPVLRAAGPGLFLGELSCPPAAPGPWAAEANVLVLVLPGPERNGEILAPALGEAARAALARGTPLLAVRTIHAGESQNEAQARDQAETLLDSAGLGAATLFVLPANCSSSDGCEELERLRVALESQAEALQRLLPPAQDGFEVLGAAELEAVREAFETGGLEAALSWVRAGLERLGSARLDVAVAGTADLGLVLDALLGLDPGDQGAAPASAPAEPTPYPAPERPNVVLWTVPLSPADTAAAPNPTNYDAVILVTPGVPVEKDWAQVRALVPPNAPLVCVRTDGEGEDPEPLEEEGKAEKSSGEGLENARSGKRGVGQQTTGSGEGSEKAGSESWQLIGAGAKKSGGGDAERTAASSPEDETWEVLEESPPPVFPLRPGGLAGLCEWLRQALPSAQAGALLLALPPTSPRAARTKAAALRAGAWRPALLASLAAAAAPVPGLGWACDVALLRGQLAEWRRAMGLEPAALARRERALGLPPGELAARTHFPGPVTRAEVEARLGAWAGEGTAGGAALGALSFLWPAGGAAATGGLGYRAAHGVLLQALDEMLADAEAVLAPQAASQ from the exons ATGGTGCGCAGGCGCCTTGACACTCTCATTGTTCCCGGCCCAGATCTCCGAAGTCACGTTTTTGAGACACACCTCCTCCTAGGGAGAGTGACAGCAG CCATGCCTTCGCCACGGGGTGACGTGACTGCTTTGTTCCTGGGGCCCCCGGGCTCGGGAAAATCTGCGCTGATCACAGCGCTGTGCGACAAGGATGTGGAGACGCTGGGAGCCCCCGACGGACGGACGGAGTCCGGGGTCCCCGTCCTGCGGGCTGCAGGCCCAGGCCTCTTCCTGGGCGAGCTGAGTTGCCCACCCGCAGCGCCGGGACCCTGGGCCGCGGAGGCCAATGTCCTGGTACTGGTGCTGCCCGGACCCGAGCGGAACGGGGAGATCTTGGCTCCAGCGCTGGGAGAGGCGGCACGGGCCGCCCTGGCCCGGGGGACTCCGCTGCTGGCTGTGCGGACCATCCACGCCGGGGAGTCACAGAATGAGGCCCAGGCCCGGGATCAGGCTGAGACCTTGTTGGACAGCGCCGGATTGGGAGCTGCGACTCTCTTCGTGTTGCCGGCGAACTGCAGCAGCAGCGACGGCTGCGAGGAGCTGGAGCGCCTGCGGGTGGCGCTAGAGAGTCAGGCAGAGGCTTTGCAGAG GCTTCTGCCCCCCGCCCAGGATGGCTTCGAGGTGCTGGGTGCAGCAGAGCTGGAGGCTGTGCGTGAAGCGTTCGAGACCGGTGGCCTGGAGGCAGCGCTGTCGTGGGTGCGCGCCGGCCTGGAGCGCCTGGGCAGCGCGCGGCTAGACGTGGCCGTGGCCGGCACGGCCGACCTGGGCCTTGTGCTGGATGCGTTACTCGGGTTGGACCCCGGCGATCAAGGGGCTGCGCCGGCCTCTGCGCCTGCGGAGCCCACGCCCTACCCGGCCCCTGAGCGCCCCAACGTCGTGCTCTGGACCGTGCCTCTGAGCCCCGCTGATACTGCCGCCGCCCCCAACCCGACCAACTACGATGCTGTCATCCTCGTTACGCCTGGGGTCCCCGTGGAGAAGGACTGGGCCCAGGTCCGGGCCTTGGTGCCTCCAAATGCGCCGCTGGTCTGTGTGCGAACCGACGGCGAGGGCGAGGATCCAGAGCCCTTGGAAGAAGAGGGAAAGGCGGAGAAGTCCAGCGGCGAGGGGTTGGAGAATGCACGCAGTGGGAAACGCGGTGTTggacagcagacaacaggcagTGGGGAAGGCTCAGAGAAAGCAGGCAGCGAGAGTTGGCAGCTGATTGGCGCTGGTGCCAAGAAATCGGGCGGCGGGGACGCAGAGCGCACGGCGGCGTCGAGCCCGGAGGACGAGACGTGGGAAGTGCTGGAGGAGTCGCCGCCGCCCGTGTTCCCGCTGCGGCCGGGCGGCCTCGCGGGGCTCTGTGAGTGGCTGCGGCAGGCGCTCCCCTCCGCCCAGGCGGGGGCGCTGCTGCTGGCGCTGCCACCCACGTCTCCCCGCGCAGCCCGAACAAAGGCTGCGGCGCTGCGGGCCGGCGCCTGGCGGCCGGCTCTGCTGGCCAGcttggcggcggcggcggcgcccgtgccagggctgggctgggcgtgTGATGTGGCGCTGCTGAGGGGTCAGCTGGCCGAGTGGCGGCGGGCAATGGGGCTCGAACCCGCCGCGCTGGCGCGTCGCGAGCGCGCGCTGGGCCTGCCTCCTGGGGAGCTGGCCGCGCGCACGCATTTCCCGGGCCCGGTGACGCGCGCGGAGGTGGAGGCGAGGCTGGGCGCGTGGGCGGGCGAGGGCACGGCCGGGGGCGCGGCGCTGGGCGCCCTCTCATTCCTGTGGCCCGCGGGCGGCGCGGCAGCGACCGGCGGCCTGGGCTACCGCGCGGCGCACGGCGTCCTGCTGCAGGCGCTGGACGAGATGCTCGCGGACGCCGAGGCCGTGCTGGCACCCCAGGCGGCCTCCCAGTAA
- the IRGQ gene encoding immunity-related GTPase family Q protein isoform X2, which produces MPSPRGDVTALFLGPPGSGKSALITALCDKDVETLGAPDGRTESGVPVLRAAGPGLFLGELSCPPAAPGPWAAEANVLVLVLPGPERNGEILAPALGEAARAALARGTPLLAVRTIHAGESQNEAQARDQAETLLDSAGLGAATLFVLPANCSSSDGCEELERLRVALESQAEALQRLLPPAQDGFEVLGAAELEAVREAFETGGLEAALSWVRAGLERLGSARLDVAVAGTADLGLVLDALLGLDPGDQGAAPASAPAEPTPYPAPERPNVVLWTVPLSPADTAAAPNPTNYDAVILVTPGVPVEKDWAQVRALVPPNAPLVCVRTDGEGEDPEPLEEEGKAEKSSGEGLENARSGKRGVGQQTTGSGEGSEKAGSESWQLIGAGAKKSGGGDAERTAASSPEDETWEVLEESPPPVFPLRPGGLAGLCEWLRQALPSAQAGALLLALPPTSPRAARTKAAALRAGAWRPALLASLAAAAAPVPGLGWACDVALLRGQLAEWRRAMGLEPAALARRERALGLPPGELAARTHFPGPVTRAEVEARLGAWAGEGTAGGAALGALSFLWPAGGAAATGGLGYRAAHGVLLQALDEMLADAEAVLAPQAASQ; this is translated from the exons ATGCCTTCGCCACGGGGTGACGTGACTGCTTTGTTCCTGGGGCCCCCGGGCTCGGGAAAATCTGCGCTGATCACAGCGCTGTGCGACAAGGATGTGGAGACGCTGGGAGCCCCCGACGGACGGACGGAGTCCGGGGTCCCCGTCCTGCGGGCTGCAGGCCCAGGCCTCTTCCTGGGCGAGCTGAGTTGCCCACCCGCAGCGCCGGGACCCTGGGCCGCGGAGGCCAATGTCCTGGTACTGGTGCTGCCCGGACCCGAGCGGAACGGGGAGATCTTGGCTCCAGCGCTGGGAGAGGCGGCACGGGCCGCCCTGGCCCGGGGGACTCCGCTGCTGGCTGTGCGGACCATCCACGCCGGGGAGTCACAGAATGAGGCCCAGGCCCGGGATCAGGCTGAGACCTTGTTGGACAGCGCCGGATTGGGAGCTGCGACTCTCTTCGTGTTGCCGGCGAACTGCAGCAGCAGCGACGGCTGCGAGGAGCTGGAGCGCCTGCGGGTGGCGCTAGAGAGTCAGGCAGAGGCTTTGCAGAG GCTTCTGCCCCCCGCCCAGGATGGCTTCGAGGTGCTGGGTGCAGCAGAGCTGGAGGCTGTGCGTGAAGCGTTCGAGACCGGTGGCCTGGAGGCAGCGCTGTCGTGGGTGCGCGCCGGCCTGGAGCGCCTGGGCAGCGCGCGGCTAGACGTGGCCGTGGCCGGCACGGCCGACCTGGGCCTTGTGCTGGATGCGTTACTCGGGTTGGACCCCGGCGATCAAGGGGCTGCGCCGGCCTCTGCGCCTGCGGAGCCCACGCCCTACCCGGCCCCTGAGCGCCCCAACGTCGTGCTCTGGACCGTGCCTCTGAGCCCCGCTGATACTGCCGCCGCCCCCAACCCGACCAACTACGATGCTGTCATCCTCGTTACGCCTGGGGTCCCCGTGGAGAAGGACTGGGCCCAGGTCCGGGCCTTGGTGCCTCCAAATGCGCCGCTGGTCTGTGTGCGAACCGACGGCGAGGGCGAGGATCCAGAGCCCTTGGAAGAAGAGGGAAAGGCGGAGAAGTCCAGCGGCGAGGGGTTGGAGAATGCACGCAGTGGGAAACGCGGTGTTggacagcagacaacaggcagTGGGGAAGGCTCAGAGAAAGCAGGCAGCGAGAGTTGGCAGCTGATTGGCGCTGGTGCCAAGAAATCGGGCGGCGGGGACGCAGAGCGCACGGCGGCGTCGAGCCCGGAGGACGAGACGTGGGAAGTGCTGGAGGAGTCGCCGCCGCCCGTGTTCCCGCTGCGGCCGGGCGGCCTCGCGGGGCTCTGTGAGTGGCTGCGGCAGGCGCTCCCCTCCGCCCAGGCGGGGGCGCTGCTGCTGGCGCTGCCACCCACGTCTCCCCGCGCAGCCCGAACAAAGGCTGCGGCGCTGCGGGCCGGCGCCTGGCGGCCGGCTCTGCTGGCCAGcttggcggcggcggcggcgcccgtgccagggctgggctgggcgtgTGATGTGGCGCTGCTGAGGGGTCAGCTGGCCGAGTGGCGGCGGGCAATGGGGCTCGAACCCGCCGCGCTGGCGCGTCGCGAGCGCGCGCTGGGCCTGCCTCCTGGGGAGCTGGCCGCGCGCACGCATTTCCCGGGCCCGGTGACGCGCGCGGAGGTGGAGGCGAGGCTGGGCGCGTGGGCGGGCGAGGGCACGGCCGGGGGCGCGGCGCTGGGCGCCCTCTCATTCCTGTGGCCCGCGGGCGGCGCGGCAGCGACCGGCGGCCTGGGCTACCGCGCGGCGCACGGCGTCCTGCTGCAGGCGCTGGACGAGATGCTCGCGGACGCCGAGGCCGTGCTGGCACCCCAGGCGGCCTCCCAGTAA
- the ZNF428 gene encoding LOW QUALITY PROTEIN: zinc finger protein 428 (The sequence of the model RefSeq protein was modified relative to this genomic sequence to represent the inferred CDS: deleted 1 base in 1 codon): MTETREPAETGGYASLEEDDEDLSPGPEHSSDSEYTLSEPDSEEEEDEEEEEEETTDDPEYDPGYKVKQRLGGGRGGPSRRAPRAAQPPGPPAQPCQLCGRPPLGEAPPGTPPCRLCCPATAPQEAPASEGRALGEEEEEPPRAGEGRPAGREEEEEEEEEGTYHCTECEDSFDNLGELHGHFMLHARGEV, translated from the exons ATGACAGAGACCCGTGAGCCAGCTGAGACTGGGGGCTATGCCAGCTTGGAAGAAGACGATGAGGACCTCTCCCCAGG CCCTGAGCATTCCTCGGACTCTGAGTACACCCTCTCCGAGCCGGACtctgaagaggaagaagatgaagaggaggaggaagaggagaccACCGACGATCCCGAGTATGACCCAGGCTACAAGGTGAAGCAGCGCCTG GGGGGCGGCCGAGGTGGCCCGTCCCGCCGGGCCCCCCGCGCAGCCCAGCCCCCGGGCCCCCCGGCCCAGCCCTGCCAGCTCTGTGGCCGCCCACCCCTTGGGGAGGCCCCCCCAGGCACCCCACCTTGCCGGCTCTGCTGCCCCGCTACAGCCCCCCAGGAAGCGCCAGCCTCTGAAGGGAGGGCCCtcggggaggaagaggaggagccgCCTCGGGCTGGGGAGGGTCGGCCAgctgggagggaagaggaggaggaggaggaggaggagggcaccTACCACTGCACGGAGTGCGAGGACTCCTTCGACAACCTTGGGGAGCTGCATGGACACTTCATGCTGCATGCCCGGGGTGAGGTGTAG